One Cucurbita pepo subsp. pepo cultivar mu-cu-16 chromosome LG09, ASM280686v2, whole genome shotgun sequence DNA window includes the following coding sequences:
- the LOC111802432 gene encoding late embryogenesis abundant protein, group 3, translating into MAVSISLAKNVIFNLCKAFPNASPSPTLRYSSKISRVSFTTSASKQPWNGHGADANRDPRPDLAYEDAKERAKEGAYDMKEKAKDYAEGTKDMAKEETNKAAETARAAKEKVKDYADDAREKAKEGTNRVAETAEDASERAKESAKGMKEKTEDMAKEGTKKATETVQNIGERAKKTVEGAWEAAKDTTQKIKERVVGSDEDEGEEERGGKVMDEDVVDVRRKSGRKLDD; encoded by the exons ATGGCAGTAAGCATATCCTTGGCCAAAAATGTCATCTTCAACCTCTGCAAGGCCTTTCCCAATGCCTCTCCTTCTCCAACTCTCAGATATTCCTCCAAGATTTCAAGGGTCTCTTTCACTACTTCCGCCTCTAAGCAACCATGG AATGGACATGGCGCGGATGCGAACCGAGACCCGAGACCGGATTTGGCGTACGAAGATGCGAAGGAAAGAGCGAAAGAAGGAGCCTATGACATGAAGGAGAAGGCGAAAGACTACGCCGAGGGGACGAAAGACATGGCGAAGGAAGAAACCAACAAGGCTGCGGAGACGGCGCGAGCTGCGAAGGAGAAGGTGAAAGACTACGCCGACGATGCGAGGGAGAAGGCTAAGGAAGGGACGAACCGGGTAGCGGAGACGGCGGAGGATGCGAGCGAGAGAGCGAAGGAAAGTGCGAAGGGAATGAAGGAGAAGACGGAAGATATGGCGAAGGAGGGGACGAAGAAGGCGACGGAGACGGTGCAAAATATTGGGGAGAGGGCGAAGAAAACGGTGGAAGGGGCGTGGGAGGCGGCAAAGGATACAACGCAGAAGATAAAGGAGAGGGTTGTAGGGTCAGATGAAGATGagggggaagaagagagaggggGGAAGGTGATGGATGAAGATGTTGTGGATGTTAGGAGAAAAAGTGGGAGAAAGTTGGATGATTGA